One window of the Amia ocellicauda isolate fAmiCal2 chromosome 18, fAmiCal2.hap1, whole genome shotgun sequence genome contains the following:
- the LOC136713642 gene encoding antimicrobial peptide NK-lysin yields MSPLVFLCLLVFSSALVDLGTANDNIRELYIKAQEGSGDTEEIPGLCGACKSLVKWVKSKIPEGANQNDVDKRLHDGCDKLVWGLKSICKKLINKYLSKLISEIMKNEDPKETCLNIKLCKSQRF; encoded by the exons ATGTCTCCGCTTGTCTTCTTGTGTTTGCTGGTCTTCTCGTCAG CATTGGTTGACTTGGGCACTGCTAATGATAACATCAGAGAGTTGTACATCAAG GCCCAGGAAGGCTCTGGAGACACAGAGGAGATCCCCGGCTTGTGCGGCGCCTGTAAGTCCCTTGTCAAATGGGTGAAGAGTAAAATCCCTGAAGGTGCAAATCAG AATGATGTTGATAAGAGACTTCATGACGGGTGCGATAAACTGGTATGGGGGTTGAAGTCAATCTGCAAGAAGCTGATTAATAAATACCTCAGCAAACTGATCAGTGAAATTATGAAAAATGAGGATCCCAAGGAAACCTGTTTGAATATTAAACTTTGCAA GTCTCAGCGTTTCTGA
- the LOC136713615 gene encoding antimicrobial peptide NK-lysin, whose product MSPLVFLCLLVFSSALVDLGTANDNIRELYIKAQEGSGDTEEIPGMCSACKSLVKWVKSKIPEGANQDDVDKSLHEGCNKLGWGLKSICKKLINKYLSKLISEIMKNEDPKETCVNIKLCKSQRF is encoded by the exons ATGTCTCCGCTTGTCTTCTTGTGTTTGCTGGTCTTCTCGTCAG CATTGGTTGACTTGGGCACTGCTAATGATAACATCAGAGAGTTGTACATCAAG GCCCAGGAAGGCTCTGGAGACACAGAGGAGATCCCCGGCATGTGCAGCGCCTGTAAGTCCCTTGTCAAATGGGTGAAGAGTAAAATCCCTGAAGGTGCAAATCAG GATGATGTTGATAAGAGTCTTCATGAAGGGTGCAATAAACTGGGATGGGGGTTGAAGTCAATCTGCAAGAAGCTGATTAATAAATACCTCAGCAAACTGATCAGTGAAATTATGAAAAACGAGGATCCCAAGGAAACCTGTGTGAATATTAAACTTTGCAA GTCTCAGCGTTTCTGA